A single region of the Legionella oakridgensis ATCC 33761 = DSM 21215 genome encodes:
- a CDS encoding cold-shock protein — protein MSDKVRGTVKWFNDSKGFGFIESEGKDYFVHFSAIKSDGFKTLKEGAAVLFKASQGQKGPQAEEVEVVS, from the coding sequence ATGTCAGACAAAGTACGCGGTACGGTAAAATGGTTTAATGACAGCAAAGGCTTTGGTTTTATTGAAAGCGAAGGCAAAGATTATTTCGTTCATTTTAGTGCTATAAAATCAGATGGATTTAAAACCCTAAAAGAAGGCGCTGCTGTTTTATTTAAAGCTTCTCAAGGCCAAAAAGGTCCACAAGCTGAAGAAGTGGAAGTTGTATCGTAA
- a CDS encoding TerC/Alx family metal homeostasis membrane protein, whose protein sequence is MTLKASVVWSGVWVGLALLFNAFLWFYLMQNYALKVANEKALEFFTAYLVEETLSMDNVFVFLVIFKYFAIPINFQRRLLLFGVLGAIALRLVFISMGIWLIHRFDWVFYIFGLLLIYSAIRIFAFHDGEQSLSDNLILRGLRRIFPLTESIASQTFWVKKNKRYYLTPLFIVLIFVEISDLIFAMDSIPAVFGITNDPFIAFTSNVFAVLGLRAMYFILATMHERFLLLKYGLAFILCFIGAKMLLHHVVDISIFITLAIITLTLFTSIALSKLIHVDVHKD, encoded by the coding sequence ATGACCCTGAAAGCTTCTGTTGTATGGAGCGGTGTCTGGGTTGGGCTAGCTTTACTTTTTAATGCTTTTTTATGGTTCTACCTCATGCAAAATTACGCCTTGAAGGTTGCCAATGAAAAAGCATTGGAATTTTTTACTGCTTATCTTGTTGAAGAAACATTATCTATGGATAATGTTTTTGTCTTTCTCGTTATTTTCAAGTATTTTGCCATTCCTATAAATTTTCAAAGACGGTTACTCTTATTTGGTGTATTAGGCGCTATTGCGTTGAGGCTTGTATTCATTTCGATGGGAATTTGGCTTATCCATCGCTTTGATTGGGTTTTTTATATATTCGGCTTATTACTCATTTATTCAGCCATCAGGATTTTTGCATTTCATGATGGGGAACAGTCATTATCTGATAATTTGATTTTACGTGGATTACGCAGGATTTTCCCCCTTACCGAATCGATTGCCAGTCAGACATTTTGGGTGAAGAAAAATAAGCGTTATTATCTTACCCCGCTCTTCATTGTTCTTATTTTTGTTGAAATCAGTGATCTGATATTTGCTATGGATAGTATTCCTGCTGTATTTGGCATTACAAATGATCCATTTATTGCATTTACTTCTAATGTGTTTGCAGTATTGGGATTGCGAGCCATGTATTTCATATTGGCAACGATGCACGAGCGATTCCTACTTCTTAAATATGGCTTGGCATTCATATTATGTTTCATCGGTGCGAAGATGCTTCTTCATCATGTGGTGGACATTTCTATTTTTATTACTTTGGCGATTATAACCTTGACTTTATTTACTTCTATAGCTTTAAGTAAGCTGATTCATGTTGATGTCCACAAAGATTAA
- a CDS encoding putative bifunctional diguanylate cyclase/phosphodiesterase, with product MNIKQQLAIRSTVLKSHVNKYAMLGLVISIGSIIVASLLVSYQTTGEISLGGFLKAQASNPAIWALDLTPFMFAYWGQSFCYELVSKAESIIENKTREIASKSDDLELKLKYESNHDRLTNLPNSHLLSQRINQGIQQLHSGEELALIILKINKFKEINYNFGSFSANSLLVQFAEKLKSILLEPYMLQAYMGMNMVARIQGAEFAILIPRLKEEHQLDRIIHNLIQATSVSFMIDGNNIEVTTTAGVVLHPQHGNNDEQLMQRATLGLLDAEERNKSYAIYQANMEKNYKTKRTILKELRSAIEQEEIGILHQPIVELATGKILGADVGIHFENIQYGNFDVEKLIPLVGGSSLVKNLTVFTLKNAIRQLALWHQANHKIYIQINIFNATDPDLPDILNNLLKENNLSPDYLKIELTEKACLSDQERSMDVLKRLADLGIKICISDFASGYSSFVYLINFPISEIKIDKAFISNMMKDTKRHHLVEAIIKLGEVMDLNVIADGIFDENTLNELKNLGCLYGQGEHFSNPVDADHFSKLLNRP from the coding sequence ATGAACATTAAACAACAACTTGCAATACGCTCAACTGTTTTAAAAAGCCATGTGAATAAATACGCTATGTTGGGTTTGGTCATCTCTATCGGCAGTATCATAGTGGCATCCTTACTCGTTTCTTATCAAACGACCGGGGAAATAAGCTTAGGAGGGTTTCTTAAGGCACAAGCAAGCAATCCCGCCATATGGGCACTGGATTTGACCCCATTTATGTTTGCTTATTGGGGACAGTCATTCTGTTATGAATTGGTCAGTAAAGCTGAGTCAATCATTGAAAATAAAACTCGGGAAATTGCCAGTAAAAGTGATGATTTGGAATTAAAGCTTAAATATGAAAGTAATCATGATCGGCTGACCAATTTGCCGAATAGTCATTTATTGTCGCAACGTATTAATCAAGGCATTCAGCAACTGCATTCAGGAGAAGAACTTGCTTTAATTATTTTGAAAATCAATAAATTTAAAGAAATTAATTACAATTTTGGCAGTTTTAGTGCCAACAGTCTTTTGGTTCAATTTGCGGAAAAATTAAAATCAATCTTATTGGAACCCTACATGCTGCAGGCTTATATGGGCATGAACATGGTGGCACGCATACAGGGGGCAGAATTTGCAATTCTTATTCCAAGATTAAAAGAAGAACATCAACTTGATAGAATTATTCATAATCTTATCCAAGCGACGTCCGTTAGTTTTATGATTGATGGTAATAATATTGAAGTAACGACCACTGCGGGTGTAGTACTTCACCCGCAACATGGCAATAATGATGAACAGTTAATGCAGCGCGCAACATTAGGATTGCTTGATGCAGAAGAAAGAAATAAATCTTATGCTATTTATCAAGCAAACATGGAAAAGAATTACAAAACCAAACGAACCATCTTGAAAGAATTAAGAAGTGCCATCGAACAAGAGGAAATTGGTATTTTACATCAACCGATTGTGGAATTAGCAACGGGCAAAATATTGGGAGCTGATGTTGGCATTCATTTTGAAAATATTCAATATGGTAATTTCGATGTTGAAAAATTAATTCCTTTGGTAGGAGGAAGCTCCTTAGTTAAAAATTTGACCGTTTTTACCTTAAAAAATGCTATTAGACAGTTGGCTTTGTGGCATCAGGCCAATCATAAAATTTATATTCAAATTAATATATTTAATGCAACCGATCCGGACTTGCCAGATATTTTAAATAACTTATTAAAAGAAAATAACTTATCGCCAGACTATTTAAAAATTGAATTGACAGAAAAAGCCTGTTTAAGTGATCAAGAACGTTCCATGGATGTGCTCAAGCGATTGGCTGATCTCGGAATAAAAATATGCATCAGTGATTTTGCCAGTGGTTATTCTTCGTTTGTTTATCTCATTAACTTTCCCATCAGTGAAATTAAAATTGATAAGGCGTTTATCAGCAATATGATGAAGGATACAAAACGTCATCATCTTGTCGAAGCAATCATTAAATTAGGTGAGGTTATGGATTTAAATGTCATTGCCGATGGTATTTTTGATGAAAATACGCTCAATGAACTGAAAAATCTAGGTTGTCTGTATGGTCAAGGAGAGCATTTTTCCAATCCAGTTGATGCAGATCATTTTTCTAAATTACTCAATAGACCATAA
- the panD gene encoding aspartate 1-decarboxylase, protein MTYRKMLKSKIHRARVTEADLDYEGSITISPELLAASNILPYEAVNVWNVTAGTRFETYAIEGMPNSTDICVNGAAAHLVTPGDIIIIASFIQLTDEACYTFKPTVVFVDEYNRIKELRPEIVNLKKSVETIG, encoded by the coding sequence ATTACCTATAGAAAAATGTTAAAATCAAAAATCCATCGTGCTCGTGTTACGGAAGCGGATCTGGATTATGAAGGCAGCATCACAATTTCTCCTGAATTGCTTGCTGCATCAAATATCTTGCCTTATGAGGCAGTCAATGTCTGGAATGTCACTGCAGGAACGAGATTTGAAACGTATGCCATCGAAGGCATGCCCAATTCTACCGACATATGTGTGAATGGGGCTGCTGCGCATCTGGTAACTCCGGGCGATATTATCATTATTGCTTCTTTTATTCAGCTTACTGATGAAGCTTGCTACACGTTTAAACCTACGGTTGTTTTCGTAGACGAATATAATCGTATAAAAGAATTGCGTCCTGAAATTGTTAATCTGAAAAAGTCGGTAGAAACAATAGGGTAA
- a CDS encoding M15 family metallopeptidase produces the protein MRYAGNNNFVGTPIPGYLAPRCILTRAAAIQLQKAQLAIARQGYRLKVYDCYRPQMAVNAFNLWSKDLNDTRMKQRFYPHEPKKTLFDKGYIALYSGHSRGSTVDITLIKTSNANKTNQKNDNLGKNHPIDMGTPFDYFDKSAHVFYRGLSKQQLKNRMLLRTLMMTYGFKPYPKEWWHFTLDNEPYPHTYFNFPVK, from the coding sequence ATGCGCTATGCTGGCAATAATAATTTTGTGGGAACTCCCATTCCAGGTTATCTGGCACCTCGCTGCATTCTTACCCGGGCTGCCGCCATCCAATTACAGAAAGCACAACTTGCAATAGCTCGCCAGGGTTATCGACTCAAGGTATATGATTGTTACCGCCCGCAAATGGCGGTGAATGCTTTTAATCTTTGGAGTAAAGATTTAAACGACACGCGCATGAAACAACGTTTTTATCCACATGAACCTAAAAAAACATTATTTGACAAAGGATACATCGCGCTTTATTCAGGCCATAGTCGCGGCAGCACGGTTGATATCACGTTAATCAAAACTTCCAATGCCAATAAAACCAATCAAAAGAACGACAACTTAGGCAAAAACCACCCCATCGACATGGGAACGCCATTTGATTACTTTGACAAAAGCGCTCATGTTTTTTATCGGGGATTAAGCAAACAACAACTCAAAAACCGCATGCTTTTACGGACACTGATGATGACGTACGGGTTTAAACCCTACCCCAAGGAATGGTGGCATTTTACCCTGGACAATGAACCTTATCCCCACACTTATTTTAACTTTCCAGTCAAATAA
- a CDS encoding ISL3 family transposase: MPKNNLILNLPGFSILKVSGYQPLLLDVTYNRLARCSHCQSKQVRKKSSYVRTVHHELIGHRRSVLRFKAYKLYCHTCCRYGNQQFPGINKHQRATWRAQAAVFHEHSRGVSQKDLSERYKKGKATIERWYQRHYEEQHRELINKPCPVVLGIDEHFFSKKEGFATTFCDLRKHKIFDVVRGRREQELKEYLQQLPGKERVKVICMDLSSTYRSLVKKYFPNAMIVADRFHVIRLIQHQCMMTCRELSTEIKNNRGILALLRTRPDNLSDEKKVKRDAFFTENPAIEAIYQFQQQLHSLLMKRALTQHECRKVIPTFLEMLAELKQSGFKALASLGKTLWAWKDEVARMWRFSKSNGITEGFHRKMKLIQRRAYGFRNFENYRVRVKVLCG, encoded by the coding sequence GTGCCTAAGAACAATCTTATCCTAAATTTACCTGGATTTTCCATATTAAAAGTGAGTGGGTATCAACCCTTATTATTAGATGTAACTTATAACCGATTAGCTCGGTGTAGTCATTGCCAAAGTAAGCAGGTTCGCAAGAAATCATCGTATGTAAGAACAGTACATCATGAGTTAATAGGGCATCGTCGAAGTGTATTGAGGTTTAAAGCGTATAAGCTTTATTGTCATACTTGTTGTCGCTATGGTAATCAACAGTTTCCCGGTATCAATAAACATCAACGTGCTACTTGGCGAGCTCAAGCTGCAGTGTTTCATGAGCATAGCCGCGGGGTATCGCAAAAAGATTTATCAGAGCGTTATAAGAAAGGAAAAGCGACCATAGAGCGCTGGTATCAGCGGCATTATGAAGAGCAACATCGAGAATTAATCAATAAACCATGTCCTGTGGTACTGGGTATTGATGAACATTTTTTCAGTAAGAAAGAAGGGTTTGCAACTACTTTTTGTGACCTAAGAAAACATAAGATATTTGATGTGGTTCGTGGCCGTCGTGAGCAAGAATTAAAAGAATATCTCCAGCAATTACCTGGAAAAGAACGTGTCAAAGTGATTTGTATGGACTTGAGCAGTACATACCGTTCCTTAGTAAAGAAGTACTTTCCTAATGCTATGATAGTGGCTGATAGGTTTCATGTAATCCGTTTAATTCAACATCAGTGTATGATGACCTGTCGAGAACTCTCCACTGAAATTAAAAACAATAGAGGTATCTTAGCCTTATTAAGAACAAGACCTGATAACTTAAGTGATGAGAAGAAAGTCAAAAGAGATGCGTTTTTCACTGAAAATCCTGCAATAGAGGCTATATATCAATTTCAGCAACAACTGCACTCACTATTAATGAAAAGGGCGCTAACACAGCATGAGTGCCGTAAAGTAATACCTACTTTCTTAGAAATGTTGGCTGAGTTAAAGCAAAGTGGTTTTAAAGCATTAGCATCATTAGGTAAAACACTTTGGGCTTGGAAAGATGAAGTGGCCAGAATGTGGCGATTTAGTAAGTCAAATGGAATAACAGAAGGCTTTCATCGCAAAATGAAACTCATTCAGCGAAGAGCTTATGGTTTTAGAAATTTTGAAAATTATAGAGTACGTGTTAAGGTCCTCTGCGGGTGA
- a CDS encoding thiamine pyrophosphate-dependent enzyme, with the protein MLDRASIINKQFLKRVKQADFPAPKSTTTLTSAGLDKKTAIELFDSQIKSRQLDLIARQLKEKGLSYYTIGSSGHEGNAVFGHVFRSSDMAFLHYRSGGFFLQRAKQVQGCDGVRDILLSLVAAADDPIAGGRHKVFGSVPLTIPPQTSTIASHLPKSLGAAFSITRAKELKIESALPQDSVILCSFGDASTNHASAQATINASSWLAQQSYPLPLVFICEDNGIGISVPTPSHWIEASIKCRPHIRYLACDGLNIADCYAKAKEADYLARVKKQVVFLHMRCVRLLGHAGSDIESQYRSEAEIEATEADDPLLHTAGLLYREGWMTLQGIVSLYENNHALIEAKALEVAHSPQLANAVEVMASLFPNSRQVNHYSLPDETRRAQVFAASYSQLPMKRNLCQHINFALTDLLMQYPNMVVFGEDVGKKGGVYRVTADLQARFGRRRVFDTILDETTILGTAIGMAHNGFLPVPEIQFLAYFHNAEDQLRGEASTLSFFSNGQYQNPMVIRIASLAYQKGFGGHFHNDNSIAVFRDLPGVIVACPSNGPDAVKLLRTCMQLAHQEGRVVVFLEPIALYMTKDLHEPGDNGWLFEYPPLNERILPGEVGIHGKGDTVILTYANGYYLSRQAAKILAERYDIKVKVVDLRWLSPLPKEAILHEVSKAKQVLIVDEGRRSGSVSEGLMTLLMEHGLSHLKIRRLTGEDCFIPLGSAWQHLLPNRDKIIAEVIRMMENGRASEKKSSRTKAAQPFVK; encoded by the coding sequence ATGTTAGACAGGGCCAGTATTATCAATAAACAGTTTCTAAAACGAGTAAAGCAAGCCGATTTTCCAGCACCAAAAAGTACGACAACGTTGACTTCTGCAGGGTTAGATAAGAAAACTGCTATTGAACTGTTTGATTCGCAAATCAAATCTCGTCAACTTGATCTTATTGCTCGGCAATTAAAGGAAAAAGGATTGTCTTATTATACGATCGGTAGCAGTGGACATGAGGGGAACGCTGTTTTTGGCCACGTATTTCGGTCGAGCGATATGGCTTTTTTACATTATCGCAGTGGCGGATTTTTTTTGCAAAGGGCCAAACAAGTGCAAGGCTGTGATGGGGTGCGTGATATATTGCTTTCTCTGGTTGCCGCGGCTGATGATCCCATTGCAGGCGGCCGGCATAAAGTATTTGGCAGTGTGCCATTGACTATTCCACCGCAAACATCAACGATTGCTTCCCACCTGCCAAAATCATTAGGCGCGGCTTTTTCCATTACACGCGCCAAGGAATTAAAGATTGAGAGTGCCTTGCCGCAGGATTCCGTGATTCTTTGCTCGTTTGGTGATGCGTCTACTAACCATGCATCAGCGCAAGCGACCATCAATGCAAGTTCCTGGCTTGCGCAGCAATCTTATCCTTTACCGCTTGTATTTATTTGTGAAGATAACGGGATTGGTATTTCTGTGCCAACTCCCAGCCATTGGATAGAAGCTTCGATAAAATGCCGGCCTCATATTCGTTATCTTGCTTGTGACGGTTTGAATATTGCGGATTGTTATGCAAAAGCCAAAGAAGCTGACTATTTGGCACGCGTCAAAAAACAAGTGGTTTTTTTACACATGCGTTGTGTGCGCTTGTTAGGGCACGCCGGTTCAGACATTGAATCGCAATATCGCAGCGAGGCTGAGATAGAAGCTACGGAAGCGGACGATCCATTACTACATACGGCTGGCCTATTATATCGAGAAGGATGGATGACATTACAGGGAATTGTCAGTTTGTATGAAAATAATCACGCTTTGATCGAGGCTAAGGCTTTGGAAGTGGCTCATAGCCCGCAGTTAGCGAACGCCGTGGAGGTCATGGCGTCCTTATTCCCCAACTCTCGCCAAGTGAATCATTATTCATTGCCTGATGAAACCCGGCGGGCGCAAGTGTTCGCTGCTTCTTATTCGCAATTGCCAATGAAACGCAATTTATGTCAGCACATTAATTTTGCTTTGACGGATTTGCTCATGCAATACCCCAACATGGTCGTGTTCGGAGAAGATGTGGGTAAAAAAGGCGGGGTGTATCGGGTAACGGCCGACTTGCAAGCTCGTTTTGGGCGACGACGGGTATTTGATACGATTCTTGATGAAACGACCATTCTGGGAACAGCGATTGGAATGGCACATAATGGCTTTCTACCTGTGCCGGAAATCCAGTTTTTGGCCTATTTCCACAATGCAGAAGATCAGCTAAGAGGTGAAGCATCCACCTTGTCCTTTTTTTCAAATGGTCAATATCAAAATCCGATGGTAATACGCATAGCTTCGCTGGCTTACCAAAAAGGTTTTGGTGGTCATTTTCATAATGACAATTCGATTGCTGTTTTTCGTGATTTACCCGGTGTTATCGTGGCCTGTCCATCTAATGGTCCGGATGCCGTGAAGTTATTGCGAACTTGCATGCAACTTGCGCATCAGGAAGGGCGTGTGGTTGTTTTTCTAGAGCCTATTGCTTTATATATGACCAAAGATCTTCATGAGCCAGGGGACAATGGCTGGTTATTTGAGTATCCACCGCTTAATGAGCGTATTTTACCTGGGGAAGTGGGGATACATGGTAAAGGAGATACAGTGATTCTAACTTATGCCAATGGTTATTATTTATCCCGTCAGGCTGCAAAGATATTGGCCGAGCGCTATGATATCAAGGTAAAAGTCGTTGATTTGCGTTGGCTTAGTCCTTTGCCCAAAGAAGCTATTTTACATGAAGTGTCAAAAGCAAAGCAAGTATTGATTGTGGATGAAGGACGGAGAAGTGGTTCGGTGAGTGAGGGCTTAATGACGTTATTGATGGAGCATGGTTTGTCGCATTTAAAAATCCGACGCCTGACCGGAGAGGATTGTTTTATTCCTTTAGGAAGTGCTTGGCAGCATCTTTTGCCCAACAGGGACAAAATCATAGCAGAAGTCATACGTATGATGGAGAATGGCAGGGCGTCTGAGAAAAAATCAAGCCGAACGAAAGCCGCGCAGCCATTTGTTAAATAA
- a CDS encoding acyl-CoA dehydrogenase family protein, producing MIRDSVGRFVSHDVVPLMAEAFEHATFPRELIKKSADLGLLGLTLPAEYGGAEASYVAYGLVCQELERGDSGLRSFVSVQSSLCMYPIFRYGNEEQKKRFLPAMAAGEILGCFGLTEPDSGSDPGSMRTVAKKVKGGWRLSGSKLWITNASIADIAIVWAKTDEGIRGFIVEKDFQGFVRNEIKLKQSLRASITGELVFEDVFVPEANLLPEARGLSAPLSCLSQARYGIAWGAMGAAMACFDITRDYLLERKQFDKPIASFQLIQKDLADMYTEIVKAQWLNLQIGRLKDEQRETPVMISLAKGNACREALKIARTCRNLLGANGISLEYHVIRHMLNLESVFTYEGTDNVHTLVLGRHITGINAFS from the coding sequence ATGATTCGTGACAGTGTCGGACGTTTTGTCAGCCATGACGTCGTCCCACTCATGGCCGAAGCATTTGAACATGCAACTTTCCCGCGTGAACTGATTAAAAAATCCGCCGACCTGGGGTTGTTAGGATTGACTTTACCAGCGGAGTACGGTGGAGCTGAAGCCTCTTACGTGGCCTATGGTTTGGTTTGCCAGGAATTGGAGCGTGGTGACAGTGGTCTTCGCAGTTTTGTATCTGTGCAAAGCTCGTTATGCATGTATCCTATTTTTCGTTATGGTAACGAAGAGCAAAAAAAGCGGTTCTTGCCGGCAATGGCTGCTGGCGAAATCCTTGGTTGCTTTGGCTTGACGGAACCGGACTCGGGTTCGGATCCTGGCAGTATGCGTACTGTTGCTAAAAAAGTGAAAGGTGGCTGGCGCTTGAGTGGCTCAAAACTCTGGATAACCAATGCATCAATTGCCGATATTGCCATCGTCTGGGCTAAAACCGATGAAGGAATTCGGGGATTTATCGTTGAAAAAGACTTTCAAGGGTTTGTGCGTAATGAAATCAAATTAAAACAGTCATTACGCGCTTCCATCACCGGGGAATTGGTGTTTGAGGATGTTTTTGTCCCAGAAGCGAATTTATTACCGGAAGCGCGCGGATTGAGTGCTCCATTAAGCTGCTTAAGCCAGGCACGTTATGGCATTGCCTGGGGAGCAATGGGAGCTGCCATGGCGTGTTTTGATATCACCCGTGATTATTTGCTCGAACGCAAGCAATTTGACAAGCCCATCGCTTCATTTCAGCTCATCCAAAAAGATTTAGCGGATATGTATACCGAAATTGTGAAAGCACAATGGTTAAATTTGCAAATTGGCCGTCTGAAAGATGAGCAACGTGAAACTCCTGTCATGATTTCGCTGGCCAAAGGCAATGCATGTCGTGAAGCATTAAAAATTGCTCGTACCTGTCGGAATTTACTGGGAGCAAATGGCATCAGTCTGGAATATCATGTCATTCGTCATATGCTGAATTTGGAGTCTGTTTTTACCTATGAAGGTACTGACAATGTCCATACATTGGTTTTGGGTAGGCATATCACAGGCATTAATGCATTCAGTTAG
- a CDS encoding ISL3 family transposase: MPKNNLILNLPGFSILKVSGYQPLLLDVTYNRLARCSHCQSKQVRKKSSYVRTVHHELIGHRRSVLRFKAYKLYCHTCCRYGNQQFPGINKHQRATWRAQAAVFHEHSRGVSQKDLSERYKKGKATIERWYQRHYEEQHRELINKPCPVVLGIDEHFFSKKEGFATTFCDLRKHKIFDVVRGRREQELKEYLQQLPGKERVKVICMDLSSTYRSLVKKYFPNAMIVADRFHVIRLIQHQCMMTCRELSTEIKNNRGILALLRTRPDNLSDEKKVKRDAFFTENPAIEAIYQFQQQLHSLLMKRALTQHECRKVIPTFLEMLAELKQSGFKALASLGKTLWAWKDEVARMWRFSKSNGITEGFHRKMKLIQRRAYGFRNFENYRVRVKVLCG, encoded by the coding sequence GTGCCTAAGAACAATCTTATCCTAAATTTACCTGGATTTTCCATATTAAAAGTGAGTGGGTATCAACCCTTATTATTAGATGTAACTTATAACCGATTAGCTCGGTGTAGTCATTGCCAAAGTAAGCAGGTTCGCAAGAAATCATCGTATGTAAGAACAGTACACCATGAGTTAATAGGGCATCGTCGAAGTGTATTGAGGTTTAAAGCGTATAAGCTTTATTGTCATACTTGTTGTCGCTATGGTAATCAACAGTTTCCCGGTATCAATAAACATCAACGTGCTACTTGGCGAGCTCAAGCTGCAGTGTTTCATGAGCATAGCCGCGGGGTATCGCAAAAAGATTTATCAGAGCGTTATAAGAAAGGAAAAGCGACCATAGAGCGCTGGTATCAGCGGCATTATGAAGAGCAACATCGAGAATTAATCAATAAACCATGTCCTGTGGTACTGGGTATTGATGAACATTTTTTCAGTAAGAAAGAAGGGTTTGCAACTACTTTTTGTGACCTAAGAAAACATAAGATATTTGATGTGGTTCGTGGCCGTCGTGAGCAAGAATTAAAAGAATATCTCCAGCAATTACCTGGAAAAGAACGTGTCAAAGTGATTTGTATGGACTTGAGCAGTACATACCGTTCCTTAGTAAAGAAGTACTTTCCTAATGCTATGATAGTGGCTGATAGGTTTCATGTAATCCGTTTAATTCAACATCAGTGTATGATGACCTGTCGAGAACTCTCCACTGAAATTAAAAACAATAGAGGTATCTTAGCCTTATTAAGAACAAGACCTGATAACTTAAGTGATGAGAAGAAAGTCAAAAGAGATGCGTTTTTCACTGAAAATCCTGCAATAGAGGCTATATATCAATTTCAGCAACAACTGCACTCACTATTAATGAAAAGGGCGCTAACACAGCATGAGTGCCGTAAAGTAATACCTACTTTCTTAGAAATGTTGGCTGAGTTAAAGCAAAGTGGTTTTAAAGCATTAGCATCATTAGGTAAAACACTTTGGGCTTGGAAAGATGAAGTGGCCAGAATGTGGCGATTTAGTAAGTCAAATGGAATAACAGAAGGCTTTCATCGCAAAATGAAACTCATTCAGCGAAGAGCTTATGGTTTTAGAAATTTTGAAAATTATAGAGTACGTGTTAAGGTCCTCTGCGGGTGA
- a CDS encoding tyrosine-type recombinase/integrase: MERQFTDAYIRSLKPRSSRYEEFRDGGFGIRVTPKGLKTFLYRYKINGQRHFITIGHYPAMSLSEAKKRFIDLSDIRHGEVNPKEQIAEQKQKDQSTVKNLILHWYTNYIEKHRAQPLQIWQHIKVDIIPLLGNKKLEHLKTREITQALDKIVGRGSPVHANKVLSTLKQAFNYAVSRGEMLLNPAMTIRARDIGGIEKPRERYLTLDEVKTLWQFLDSEEHGTSFQIRAALKIILLTGVRTGEIRVAKWSEFDFENSLWTIPAENTKTNIVMRIHLTEMTKKVLRELKAHSNSEYVITGADDQSILSDRAMPRAVIRIQSRVGIPHWTAHDLRRTFATQLGEALHIDPVVIEKCLGHKMPKIMATYNKNEMLPQRKEALIRWEERIKQLIESDSPKLAVYCKDALNKAEITIG, from the coding sequence ATGGAAAGACAATTTACAGACGCCTATATTCGATCGCTAAAACCAAGATCTTCTCGCTATGAAGAATTCAGAGATGGGGGTTTTGGTATACGAGTCACCCCCAAAGGGCTAAAAACATTTCTATACCGTTATAAAATCAACGGCCAAAGGCATTTCATCACTATAGGCCACTACCCTGCTATGAGTTTATCCGAAGCCAAGAAACGTTTTATCGATTTAAGCGACATACGCCATGGCGAAGTAAATCCTAAAGAGCAGATCGCAGAACAAAAACAGAAAGACCAAAGTACCGTAAAAAATCTGATACTCCACTGGTACACCAACTACATTGAAAAACACCGCGCCCAACCGCTGCAAATCTGGCAGCATATCAAAGTGGATATCATTCCCCTATTGGGCAATAAAAAACTAGAACACTTAAAAACGAGGGAAATAACTCAAGCTCTCGATAAAATCGTTGGTCGCGGTTCACCCGTACATGCCAATAAAGTACTGAGCACACTAAAACAAGCATTCAACTACGCAGTAAGCCGAGGCGAAATGCTGCTAAACCCTGCAATGACCATACGAGCCAGAGACATAGGTGGTATAGAAAAACCCAGAGAACGCTATTTAACCCTCGATGAAGTAAAAACCCTATGGCAATTCCTAGACAGCGAAGAACATGGAACATCTTTCCAGATCCGAGCAGCTCTGAAAATCATCCTACTTACAGGCGTAAGAACAGGAGAAATCCGAGTAGCCAAATGGTCAGAGTTCGACTTCGAAAACTCCTTATGGACTATCCCAGCCGAGAATACCAAAACCAACATAGTCATGAGAATCCACCTCACAGAAATGACTAAAAAGGTATTGAGAGAACTCAAAGCACACAGCAATTCAGAATATGTCATTACAGGCGCAGACGACCAAAGTATTTTATCAGATCGGGCTATGCCAAGAGCTGTAATCCGAATACAATCACGAGTCGGTATTCCGCACTGGACAGCACACGACTTAAGACGAACCTTTGCAACCCAGCTTGGTGAGGCTTTGCATATTGATCCCGTGGTGATTGAGAAATGCTTAGGGCATAAGATGCCTAAAATAATGGCCACCTATAATAAGAATGAAATGCTGCCTCAAAGAAAGGAAGCCCTTATTCGGTGGGAAGAACGTATTAAGCAACTTATAGAATCAGACTCCCCCAAATTAGCTGTATATTGCAAAGATGCATTAAACAAAGCAGAAATTACGATTGGATAA